AGTCAGCGCCTTGTCCTCGATCTCGCTGACACCCTCATGGTCGGCGACATCAGCGGCCACCAAAAACGCGTCCTGCCGCTGCTCCATCGGACGACCGGCGATCGCGGCGATCCGGCGAAGGTTCTCCACTCGGCCAGCGCGGGTCCGTGCCCGGGCGATCGCCTCGTACAGCGCCTCCTCCAGCATCAAGAGGTCGTAGCCTTTCTCGATGATCGGGTTAGCGCGCAGACCAATGAGAGCGGTCTCGAATTCGTCACCTGCTACCTCGCCATCAGCCACGATAACGTTGGCGGCAGCCGAGACCCCCGCCTGCATCAGCGCTTCGTCGCCGGCATAGGCCGTGACAGTCCGGCCGAAGCGGGCGAGCATATCCTTGAGGGCGTTCATCGCGATCCGAGGGGTTGAAGGAGGTGAGCCGCCACAAGCACGCGTCGGCGGATGCCATCGAGGAGATGTAGAGCCGACGTCACCGCGGATCGACGCTCACGTTGCGAGCCATGACCCAGCCGTGCTCGCAGGGGCCGGTGTAACTCTGTTCGACCGGTGTGAGGATCGTCTGGTATCCGAGCAGCGCGAAGCCGTAGACGACGCCCAACCACGGGCCGAGCTTTTCGCAGACCACGACCATGTCGCCGTCGTGCAGGCGGCCGATCTCACGGAACAGGGCCTCTCCGAACAGGCATCATCGCCGATCGACCCGTGCATTCTGGCAAGGGTATTGCCTGCCCCTCGAGATGGCTGTGTTCCACCTCGAATGCTCCATCCACCGGCGTTGCGCCAGTGGTCTCTCGGTTGCGGCCGAGCAGATCGTGATGCGCACGGATGCCGAGGCGATCGCCTATGCCGATGCCCGGTTCGCGGACCTGATTGCCAATCGTGCAGGATCTGCGACGTTGAGGGATGATGCCGGGCGGGTCATCTGGTCCGCACGACGTGCCGGTGTCACTGGGAGCGGCATGGCCATGACCGAGATCGACAAGCCTCACGGTGTGAGCGTGGTGCCGCCCACGGTTCCGATCCGCAACGTCAACGTGCCGGACCCAACTGCAGGCAGCGAGCCCGAGAGCAAGGACGCGGTCGACGAGACTTCCGGTCACGAGGCCTTCGAGAAGGCCAAGGCGGAGTCCGAGCAGAGGAAATAGCCGGGACGGCTAGGGCGCCGACGCTCAGCGAATGCCGCCTCCCGGAGCCCACGACTGACCCACTGCCTCGGTGCGGGTCCCCGCCTCGCTCGACAGGCTCCGGTATGAGTCGGCGCCCATGATGTAGGACGGCTGACCGCTTGGCCGCGTTGCGACCCCGTGCTGCTCGAGCCACGCCTGCATTTGAGCGATCTCGCGTTGCTGCTCCACGATAATCGACTCGGCAAGCTGACGGCTCCACGGGTCCTTAGCGCGCTTCATGGCGACCTTGGCCATGTCGATCGCCCCTTGGTGGTGCGGGATCATCTGCAGGCGGAAATCGACGTCCGGATCGCCTGTGTAGGGTACGGCCATGTTCCGCATCATCTGCTCGTGTGACGCCTTGAACTCGCGTGTTGCAGGTGTGTCGCCGCTTTGCGGGCCAGCATGGCCCATATGCATGCGATCGTGGCTCTGAGCGATCGCGCTCCCAACCAACGTCGCCGCGAGTCCTGCGCCTATCAGCCAGCCGAGTTGCCGCATGCTTGTCCCCATCACTTACGTGTCGGGCCGCGACATGGGGCTTCCCACAATGGGAAGGTCAAGCGACGCGCTCGACGAGGTCGAACTAGCCACCCCAGGATGCCGGCATTTTTCTATGGATCGTAGGTCTGGTCGTGCCGCCCGGGCATGGGCTCAAGATGGTAGCCGCCCTGTCGAGTGACGCGGTCCCATGAGGGGGGCACGAATGGTACTCATCCGGAACAGGACAGGGGCGAGGAGGCGAGGTTGTTTCGCTTACAGACCAAGGCACCCGTAGTCACGGATCGGGCCGGGCAAGCCGATCCGCACTGGGGTGCACAGGTGTGCAGAGAACATCTTCGAGTGTTTCCGAACAGGCGCGAATGTTTTGGAACGAGGGCGCTGCTTCGGCCTGTTGCACGTCGCTGCGATCGGCTCCGGGTCGAGGGCGTAAGTCGCAGCGACCGAGGTGCTGGCAGCTTCAGTGCGTGTGGTGTGATACCCAAAACTTATGGCACCCAGCTGGCAAATGCGCTGGCAACGACTGGTACCCGATGGCCCTTTGAAACCCTACGGAGCTTCAGCTTCTTAGGCGTGTATTCGAGGCTGGCTCAGCCGCCCTGCTGAGAACGACAAAGTGAGTTTTGCGGCATCCTCGCGGCCTTCTGCCAGCGATGTCGAATGATCCACGATCAGCCAAAGCATCAGAGGCGGCGCTGGCGGACGCTGTTCCGCCGCAATGCGATTAGTCACCTGTTTGGCGGACCATATGCACGACTGCAACTCTCCGTATCTCGGGCGTGACCAAGCAGGTCACCGGCCGTTCATGCGCTCGCGAGCCCTCTGAGGGACTGCTTCGCGGAGGCCATATGCGTGCATTCCTATCGGGTGCTGCCCTGCTCGTCCTCGCGACGGTCGGAGCCTTGGCCCAGCCCTACGACGACCGGCGACCACCCCCGCCCTCCGATGAGGACTACGACCGGCCCCCGCCGCCGCCGCGCGAGCGCTTCCGGCCGCGGCCACGCGACGACTTCGACAACGCCGGGCCGCCGCCGCCGTCACATCGCCGTGGGCCACCCCGGGCGACTTCGACGATGACGACGATGGACCGCCCCGCCGCGCCACCGCGGCCCTCCGCCGCCGGACGATGATGATAGGCCACCACCCCGCCACCCCCAAGGGGTTACTGAGAGGCATCTGCGGGGCTTCGTTAACCGACCCGTCGCACCCTGACCACGGCTGCCGATAAGCGGCCGCAATGGGTCTGGTGGTTCGGCGGCCATGCGCTCCAGCGCGGGGCCGTTCACGCTCATGAGGTCTGCGATGCGTGGCTCTCTCCTGCGGACAGGCGGTACGGCCGCCCTGACCGCTCTCATCCTGTTTAGCGTTCATCCGGCCGCCCATGCGCGCGATGGCATCGGAGTTGGCGGTGCTGCAGCGCTTGGCTTGCTTGGTGGTGTCGTCGCGGGCAGTGCCATCGCCTCGGCCAACAACGGATATTATCCCGGCCGCCCGGTCTACCGCGCGCCCGCTCCAGTGTACGTCGAGGAGGACGTAGGCCCGGTCTGCCATTTCGAGAGGCGTGGCTACATCGATCCCTACGGCGACGAGCACATTCGCCGTGTGCGCGTCTGCCAGTAGATTGGGACGGTAGCGTCCGCTGTAAGCTTGTCGCCGCCCGGATCAGAAGCGTTGCAGCGGCCCCGCGGCGAGAGAACCGCGGGGCGGATAGACCTTACTTGCCGCTTGGGGCTGCACCGCTACCGGTGGTGCCATTGCCAGAGCCGCCGCCGGCAGGCGCGCCGGGGTGTCGACGCGCGGACCGCCGCTGGTGCCAGGCGCCATGCCAGTCCCCATCGAGCCTGCACCGGTCTCCATGGACTTCTCGGAGTTGCTCTTTACGGAACCCGGATTGTTCATGTTGCCTTCGGCGCTGCCACCGCCGGCCGGTGTCTGAGCCAAAGCTGCTCCTGTCATCGCGACAGAGAGCGCGCCAGCGAGAGCAATTGTCTTGATCGACATGGACATTCCTCCAGACGGATCC
The DNA window shown above is from Methylobacterium sp. WL1 and carries:
- a CDS encoding tellurite resistance TerB family protein, whose product is MNALKDMLARFGRTVTAYAGDEALMQAGVSAAANVIVADGEVAGDEFETALIGLRANPIIEKGYDLLMLEEALYEAIARARTRAGRVENLRRIAAIAGRPMEQRQDAFLVAADVADHEGVSEIEDKALTEIAAALIVDKAALMQTAVARTTPSLSA
- a CDS encoding DUF305 domain-containing protein, which translates into the protein MRQLGWLIGAGLAATLVGSAIAQSHDRMHMGHAGPQSGDTPATREFKASHEQMMRNMAVPYTGDPDVDFRLQMIPHHQGAIDMAKVAMKRAKDPWSRQLAESIIVEQQREIAQMQAWLEQHGVATRPSGQPSYIMGADSYRSLSSEAGTRTEAVGQSWAPGGGIR